The Agelaius phoeniceus isolate bAgePho1 chromosome 2, bAgePho1.hap1, whole genome shotgun sequence region ggagaaaaaaagtttcTGTGATTCATAGAAGAGAGCCCTTTTGGGGATGGGGGGAAGAGTgcggggggtgggggggaggaggaggggagagaagaagcgcAGACAGTGGTGTTCCTTACTGCGAGAAGGGGATaatttggagaaaaataaaaataaaaataaaattaaaaaagcccAAGCCCACCCCCCAAGCCCTTTCCccacaaccaaccaaccaacccccCGGCACATCTGCAGTTTTGGTGCATTATGCATCTCCACCCCGTTTTCCCAACACGGTCTAAACGCTCTCGCTCGGATCGACCTTCTCCACCGCTCCCTATTGGTATCgatcttatatatatatagatgcACGcatatatccatatatatataaacacaagCAGTCTGAACGAGCCTGGatcgtgtgtgtgtgtgtgtgtgtgtgcgcgcgtgtgtgtctgtgtgagcGTGCGGCTGTGCGCGGCGgtgccggggccggcggcggtgccggcggcggtgcccggcccggcctggcccgCGCTGCCCCCGCGCTGCCCGGCCCGCCCGCGGTGCCCCTCACTGCACGCTGGTCTGCAGTCCGTGGTGAGGGGGCGGCGTGTCGGAGTTGACGGTGCCGACCTGGGAGTAGACATCGTCGGGGGTCTGCTGCTGGATCCCCGGGGGGGTCATCCGTTTCTCTTTCTGCCTCCGATTGCAAAACCAAACCCTGAccacctccttctccagctgcaggctgtcCGCTAGGTTCGTAATCTCCTGGGCGGAGGGCTTGGGGCATTTCAGAAAGTGGCTCTCCAAGGCCCCCTTGACACTCACCTCGATGGAGGTCcgcttcttcctcttcctgccCTGGGCGGCGATCTTGTCGATGCTGGTGGGACTGCCCGTGGAAGAGTCGGCTTCCTCCAGCCACTTGTTCAACAAAGGCTTCAGCTTGCACATGTTCTTGAagctgagctgcagggcctCGAAGCGGCAGATGGTGGTCTGCGAGAAGACGTTGCCGTACAGGGTGCCCAGCGCCAGCCCCACGTCGGCCTGGGTGAAGCCCAGCTTAATCCGCCGCTGCTTGAACTGCTTGGCGAACTGCTCCAGGTCGTCGGAGGTCGGCGTGTCCTCGTCCGAGTGCGGGTCGTGGCTGTTGACGCCGCCGTGGTGCGGCGGGTGGTGCCCggggtgctggtggtggtggtggtggtgatgccCGGGGTGCTCGCCCAGCTCCGGCGTCTCGCCGCGCACGAGCCCCGGGTGCACCAGGCTCTGACCGCCGGGGGGGGGGCTCAACATGCCGTTCACCGTGAAACCCCCGGGCTGCGAGTAGAGGAGcgactgctgctgctgctgcccgccGGCCATGGAGGGTAGGtgggcggccgccgccgccccccagGCCGCCGGGTGCCCCTGGTGCGGGGGGCCCAGGTGGGGCGGCCGGTGGTGCAGCGCCGCGCCCGAGTGCAGGTCGTCGCGTCCGCCGCTGCCCTTGACgtcgggcggcggcggcggctgctgggggctgcccgTCATGCCCACGGGGCTGCCGGACCAGGGCGAGCCCGCttcggcggcagcggcggcggcggcggcggcggcggcggcggcgtggggcagggctgtcaccCACTGGTGGGCATGGCTCAGCATATGGCCGCCGTTGCTGGCGGCCATGGCGCCCGGCATGAAGTCGCTCTGGACCATCTTGGCCGCCGGGTCGCCGCGGTAGCCGCCCGCCACCGAGGTGACGGCCACGCTCCCCGGCTGcatgccgccgccgccgccgccgccgccgccgcccgagTCCGCGTGGACGATGGAGCCGGCCGCCAGGATGCCGTTGCCGGGGAGGTAGGGGTTAGAGGTGGCCGCGGCCatcccgcgcccgccgcccgccgctcgcccccgccgcgccgcAGACgccgctgcgccgccgccgccggctgCCGGGCGCCCGCCGCGAGCGCCCTtgcccggcgctgccggggccgctgccggggccgccgcccgcgccgccgccgccgccgccgccttccCAGCCTCGCCGGGGCGCCGGGGCGCGGGGTTCACCTGCTAGCGCTCCGCTGCGCGCTCTCCTCCGCCCGTCCGCCGGCCGTCCTGCCTCCGCTCCGCGGCGCGCTCGTTGCGGTCGCCGGCTCTCGCTTcgccttttata contains the following coding sequences:
- the POU3F3 gene encoding POU domain, class 3, transcription factor 3 produces the protein MAAATSNPYLPGNGILAAGSIVHADSGGGGGGGGGGMQPGSVAVTSVAGGYRGDPAAKMVQSDFMPGAMAASNGGHMLSHAHQWVTALPHAAAAAAAAAAAAAEAGSPWSGSPVGMTGSPQQPPPPPDVKGSGGRDDLHSGAALHHRPPHLGPPHQGHPAAWGAAAAAHLPSMAGGQQQQQSLLYSQPGGFTVNGMLSPPPGGQSLVHPGLVRGETPELGEHPGHHHHHHHQHPGHHPPHHGGVNSHDPHSDEDTPTSDDLEQFAKQFKQRRIKLGFTQADVGLALGTLYGNVFSQTTICRFEALQLSFKNMCKLKPLLNKWLEEADSSTGSPTSIDKIAAQGRKRKKRTSIEVSVKGALESHFLKCPKPSAQEITNLADSLQLEKEVVRVWFCNRRQKEKRMTPPGIQQQTPDDVYSQVGTVNSDTPPPHHGLQTSVQ